The following proteins are co-located in the Oryzias melastigma strain HK-1 linkage group LG8, ASM292280v2, whole genome shotgun sequence genome:
- the LOC112146131 gene encoding ectonucleotide pyrophosphatase/phosphodiesterase family member 7 yields MLRTAILCTLWATAVLGAPLSKDRQKLLLISFDGFRWDYDLDVDTPNLDQMAKDGVKALYVTPPYLTITSPTHFTLLTGRYIENHGVIHNMWFNTTTQEKKQYYQTQFVNDWWDNGTLPIWITAQRQGLKAGSLHFPGTASSYQGETALVQEVEPRFHDYKNETTWKENTDKVMGWFRDQDLDFVSMYFGEPDGTGHRYGPDSPERREMVKQVDRTVGYIRASAERHGLVDRLNIIITADHGMSTVKRGAGVDEIILSKIPGFSFQDIAFHLVDYGPSGMLLPKPGQLEKVYNALKGAHPHLHVYKKEEMPAHLKFGNNDRILPIVLWADLGYVINGYFPVQFNKGEHGFDNKELDMKPFFRAVGPAFRQNLVVGPFETVNVYPLMCHLLGIEPEVNDGHLSNTKHMLVSSNLSQDTNEGDAWGYQKRLFIGFSAMGGFLVIAFAVTVLTKLLKKPKNKRSKSLESLPEKVDIKQTTL; encoded by the exons ATGCTCCGGACGGCGATTCTGTGCACCCTCTGGGCCACCGCGGTCCTCGGCGCCCCACTGAGCAAAGACAGGCAGAAGCTGCTACTGATCTCCTTCGATGGGTTCAGGTGGGATTACGACCTGGACGTGGACACGCCAAACCTCGATCAGATGGCCAAAGACGGAGTCAAAGCTCTGTATGTGACGCCTCCGTACCTCACCATCACCAGTCCCACTCACTTCACCCTCCTGACAG GACGCTACATCGAGAACCACGGGGTGATCCACAACATGTGGTTCAACACAACCACGCAAGAGAAGAAGCAGTACTATCAGACTCAGTTTGTGAACGACTGGTGGGACAACGGCACTCTGCCCATCTGGATCACAGCACAGCGACAG GGCCTAAAGGCCGGCTCTCTCCACTTCCCGGGCACAGCTTCCAGCTATCAGGGTGAGACGGCTCTGGTGCAGGAGGTGGAACCCAGGTTCCACGACTACAAGAACGAGACCACATGGAAGGAGAACACGGACAAGGTGATGGGCTGGTTCAGAGATCAGGACCTGGACTTTGTGTCCATGTACTTCGGTGAGCCGGACGGCACGGGCCACAGGTACGGCCCGGATTCTCCTGAGCGCAGGGAGATGGTGAAGCAGGTGGACAGAACCGTCGGCTACATTCGGGCCTCGGCTGAACGGCACGGGCTGGTCGACCGGCTGAACATCATCATCACTGCGGACCACGGCATGAGTACGGTGAAGCGCGGCGCCGGGGTGGATGAAATCATTCTGTCCAAGATCCCGGGCTTTTCCTTCCAAGACATTGCCTTCCATCTGGTGGACTACGGACCCTCTGGGATGCTGCTGCCCAAACCAGGACAGCTGGAGAAGGTTTACAACGCTCTGAAGGGGGCTCACCCGCACCTGCACGTCTACAAGAAGGAAGAGATGCCGGCGCACCTGAAATTCGGCAACAACGACCGCATCCTCCCCATCGTTCTATGGGCTGACCTGGGATACGTCATCAACGGG TATTTTCCAGTTCAGTTCAATAAAGGAGAGCACGGCTTCGACAACAAGGAGCTGGACATGAAGCCTTTCTTCAGGGCGGTGGGCCCGGCGTTCAGACAGAACCTGGTGGTGGGGCCCTTTGAGACGGTCAACGTCTACCCCCTGATGTGTCACCTCCTGGGCATCGAGCCGGAGGTCAACGACGGTCATCTGAGCAACACCAAACACATGCTGGTCTCAAGCAATTTGTCTCAAG ATACAAATGAAGGCGACGCCTGGGGTTATCAGAAAAGATTATTCATTGGATTTTCTGCTATGGGTGGATTTCTGGTGATCGCTTTTGCCGTAACTGTGTTAACAAAACTGCTCAAAAAGCCCAAGAATAAAAG atcaaAGAGTCTGGAAAGTCTTCCAGAAAAAGTGGACATAAAGCAAACTACTCTATAA
- the cbx2 gene encoding chromobox protein homolog 2 encodes MEELSAVGEQVFDAECILNKRVRKGKLEFLVKWRGWSSKHNSWEPQENILDPRLLAAFNKKEQEKELLMLKRGKRPRGRPRKILENLPEPAKSSTSSSAVSSSSDSSSSCSSSSSSSEEEDDDEDGHIQQPVPTVRTREHDPVPQKKAQILMAKPEPSKKRRSDVKEPPQNKAPPKTDPPGFAFLGFHRGREAVGAQNRSPLVPSAGAKNTPGSVGPGRSPVQTALPLNKLAQSRPPAVSRPPAVSGAASLDLKKSKGVAALHLNASKLPLQGAAHTLSGPRKAVGALATMQRMLNAKTPSKNPASSQGSAPRPLNLQNKLSQSAAGNAQRAVAAPAKKAAATPTHHDDPQKSPATPGRPAARKSQPDKPGAEVQKQPDRSKKARMTEMSTGEEESSSDSDHDAAFAAVQNQDWKPTRSLIEHVFVTDVTANLVTVTVKESPTSVGFFSLRNY; translated from the exons ATGGAGGAGCTCAGCGCCGTGGGAGAGCAGGTCTTTGATGCGGAATGCATCTTGAACAAACGCGTGAGAAAG GGGAAGTTGGAGTTTCTCGTCAAGTGGAGGGGATGGTCATCCAA ACACAACAGCTGGGAGCCTCAAGAAAACATCCTGGACCCGAGACTGCTGGCTGCCTTCAACAAGAA GGAGCAGGAGAAGGAGCTGCTGATGCTCAAGAGGGGGAAGAGACCCCGAGGAAGACCGCGGAAGATCCTG GAGAACTTACCAGAACCGGCCAAGTCCAGCACCTCATCCTCAGCCGTGTCTTCGtcctctgactcctcctcctcctgctcctcgtCTTCGTCGTcctcagaagaagaagacgacgACGAGGACGGCCACATCCAGCAGCCGGTACCGACGGTCCGGACCCGGGAGCACGACCCCGTCCCTCAGAAGAAGGCTCAGATTCTGATGGCCAAACCGGAACCGTCCAAGAAGCGCCGGAGCGATGTGAAGGAGCCGCCGCAGAACAAAGCTCCGCCCAAAACGGATCCGCCCGGCTTCGCCTTCCTGGGCTTCCACCGCGGCAGGGAGGCGGTCGGCGCCCAGAACCGGAGTCCTCTGGTACCGAGCGCGGGGGCCAAGAACACTCCGGGTTCTGTGGGTCCTGGAAGGTCTCCGGTCCAGACCGCCCTCCCCCTGAACAAGCTGGCGCAGAGCAGACCGCCCGCCGTGAGCAGACCGCCCGCCGTGAGCGGCGCCGCCAGTCTGGACCTGAAGAAGTCCAAAGGCGTGGCGGCGCTGCACCTGAACGCTTCCAAACTCCCCCTCCAGGGGGCGGCGCACACGCTCAGCGGGCCGAGGAAAGCCGTCGGCGCCCTGGCGACCATGCAGCGCATGCTCAACGCCAAAACGCCGTCAAAGAACCCCGCCTCCAGCCAGGGCTCCGCCCCTCGGCCTCTCAACCTTCAGAACAAACTGTCCCAGAGCGCCGCAGGAAACGCCCAGAGAGCCGTCGCCGCGCCCGCCAAGAAGGCCGCCGCCACGCCCACGCACCACGACGACCCCCAGAAAAGCCCCGCGACCCCCGGCCGACCCGCCGCCAGGAAGAGCCAACCCGACAAGCCCGGCGCCGAGGTCCAGAAGCAACCGGACCGGTCGAAGAAGGCCCGCATGACGGAGATGAGCACGGGCGAGGAGGAGAGCAGCTCCGACTCCGACCACGACGCCGCCTTCGCCGCCGTCCAGAACCAGGACTGGAAGCCCACGCGCAGCCTGATCGAGCACGTGTTCGTGACCGACGTCACCGCCAACCTGGTCACCGTCACCGTCAAGGAGTCGCCCACCAGCGTGGGCTTCTTCAGCCTGCGCAACTACTGa